TCAAGTCATGAGCTACGACAATCACTTCATGATCGATTGTGGAAGGATTAGGCAATTCCTTATTCAGCAAATGTGCCATAATCCGCTTAGAAACATCACGAACATCACCAGCACGCTGTTGCATATAAGCATTATCAGTCATTGCCTCAAAAATACCAATAAATTTTTGAGCAGTTTCATCAAGCGCTGCTTCACTATTGACTTTTTGTTCCTTAATTTCAGTTTCAATCGCACCAGTAAACTCAGGATCATTCAAAATCATCAAGTGAGCTTCAAATACCTGCGCTTCGTCTTCACCGATACTCTTCTTAGCAGCATCACGGATTTTTTCTACTTCAGTAGTAGAAGCCTTAATTGCTTCGTTGTAACGAGCTAATTCGCTATCTACATCTGTCACAGTAGTTTTCTTAAACGAAAGATCCGGTTCTACCAAGAGATAAGCTGGTGCGACAGCAATTCCGTCACTGGCAGCAATTCCTTGTAAAGTCTTGGTCATTATTCAGCTAGGCCCTCTTTTTTCATTGTGTCTGAAATAGCTGCAATTGCATCTTTTTCATCATCACCGTCACAAGTAATTGTTACATCAGCATTTTTACCAACGCCGAGTGACATAACACCCATGATTGACTTCAAGTTAACTGACTTGCCGTTGTATTCTAGATTGATATCTGAACCAAACTTTGACGCAGCCTGTACCAAAAGGGTAGCTGGTCTAGCATGAATACCTGTATCTGCAACAACATGAAAATCGCGTTTTTCCATTATAATTATCTCCTTTAAATTGAAAAATCAAACTGGTAGTAACTACCTATTCGTGTATTAGCCTATCATTTTTTGGCACAATAGACAACATAATTGTAACAGTTTACATCGTAATTTTCTACTTTACACCTGTATAAACGATTTTTCCACCTCTTAAAGCCCGCCCCTTGATATTTTGTCTCTTGCCAAAAGATCTTAGTGCTGATTGAAATTCAAAGGCCTTATCAGGCTCAACTTCGTATTGCTCTAGCTCTCCTTGGACCAATTGTTCAAGAATTTTTTGATAATCCAAATCTTTACCATCTCTTTATTAATTTAATCAAATTAACATTTATCTGAAGAATTAATTTTACCATCATTACCTAATATAGCAAAAATAAAATTCAGTAGTTAGCACTTGACTGTTTAGAGTGCTAATTATATAATTTAGTAAATCAAAAATGAAAGGCGGTAACTATCAGTGCTTTGTCAAAACTGTCAAAAAAGACCAGCCTCCATTCACCTGTTTGCTAAGGTAAATGGTCAAAGTCAAGAAATAAATTTATGTGGAAAATGTTATCAAGATTTAAAACAACAAGGAAATATTAATATGGACGAAAACGGAAATAGTAATTTCTTTGGTGATTTCGGAGATTTGTTTGGCTCAATGAGTGGTAATTCACGGGGCAATTTAAACCAAGGTCCGCAAGGCCCACTAAACCAAGGTGGAGGTCAAGGACCAAATGGTAATTCTTTGCTTGAGCAATACGGAACAAATCTGACTGATCTTGCTAAAAAAGGTAAAATTGACCCAGTCATTGGTCGCGATCAAGAAATCGCTCGAGTGATTGAAATTTTAAATAGAAGAACCAAAAATAATCCTGTCTTAATTGGAGAGGCTGGAGTTGGTAAAACGGCAGTTGTTGAAGGTTTAGCTCAACAGATTGTTGACGGCTCAGTACCAGCCAAATTGCAGGACAAGCAAATCATTTCATTAAATGTGGTTTCGTTAGTTCAAGGAACCGGGATTCGCGGACAATTTGAACAAAGAATGCAACAACTAATTAAAGAATTGCAAAGTAAAGACGATGTTATTCTATTTATCGACGAAATTCATGAAATTGTCGGTGCTGGTAATGCCGAAGGCGGCATGGACGCAGGTAATATTATTAAACCTGCTTTGGCCCGCGGCGAACTGCAACTAGTTGGTGCAACAACAATTAAAGAATATCGGGATATTGAAAAAGACTCTGCTTTAGCTCGTCGATTCCAACCAGTTGAAGTAAAAGAACCTTCAGTTGAAGAAACAGTTAAAATCTTACAAGGGATTCAGAAGCGCTACGAAGACTATCACCATGTTCACTATACTGATGATGCCATTAAAGCAGCTGCTGAATTATCGCAACGGTATATCCAAGACCGGTTCCTACCCGATAAGGCAATTGACCTATTGGATGAGGCAGGTTCTAGGATGAATCTTACTATCCCGTTTGTTGATAAAGATAAAATTAAAGAACGGATCGATGCAGCCCAAAAATTAAAGCAAGACTCCCTTAAAAACGAGGATTACGAAAAAGCGGCTTATTATCGTGACCAAATCGACAAATATACCAAGATGCAAGACCAAAAGGTCGATCCTGATAAATCACCAGTAATTACCAGTAAAATCATGAACAAAATTGTAGAAGAAAAGACTGGTATCCCAGTTGGTGAACTACAGAAGCAAGAAGAAAATCAACTGCAAAACTTGGCACCAACGCTTGAAAAACACGTTATTGGTCAAAACCAAGCAGTTGACAAAGTTGCTCGAGCTATTAGAAGAAACCGAATCGGCTTTAACGAATCAGGTCGCCCAATTGGATCTTTCTTATTTGTTGGTCCAACTGGAGTTGGTAAAACTGAACTGGCTAAACAATTGGCTAAGCAAATGTTTGGTACAGAAGAAGCAATGATTCGCTTTGATATGTCTGAATATATGGAATCATATTCTGTTTCGAAACTAATTGGTTCTGCTCCTGGCTACGTCGGTTATGAAGAAGCTGGTCAATTAACCGAACGAGTTCGTCATAATCCATACAGTTTAATCTTGTTAGATGAGATTGAAAAAGCTGATCCTTCAGTCATGAATATCTTTTTACAAATTCTTGATGATGGTCGCCTAACCGACTCACAAGGTCGAACAGTTTCATTTAAAGATACGATTATTATTATGACTTCGAATGCAGGACAAGGTATTAAAAATGCTAGTGTCGGCTTTACAGCTGAAAATAACACTGAAGAACCTGATTCTGCTAGAAAATCGATGAGTCAATTCTTCAAACCTGAATTCCTAAACAGGTTAGACGATGTTATTGAGTTCAATGAACTATCTAAGGATGATCTGGTTAAGATTGTTAACTTAATGCTTGACCAAACTAACAATATGGTTAAAAATCAAGGTCTACATATAGAAGTTACTGAAGATGCTAAGAAAAAATTAGTTGAACTTGGCTTTAACCCAGCAATGGGTGCACGACCTTTGCGTAGAACAATTCAAGAAGAAATCGAAGACAAGGTCGCTGACTTTAAGCTTGATCACCCAACAGCTACCAACCTAATTGCTAGCGTTGATAACAATGAAATTGTGATTAACGACCAAGAGGCAACTGCTAAAGTTGACAGTGATGATAATAACTCAAACTAAAGTGCTTGTTTTTAACATGATTGTCCCAAATGGTGATAATCATGTTTTTTATTAAAGAAAAAAATCAAGATTAGCGTTATAATAAATTTAAGATTAGTTACAAAGAAGAAACGGGTGAAATCCATGCATTTAATAGATGTAACCAACAGTTATACAGACCTAGTTCATAGTCAACTCAATTCAACCGATGCTAACTTTGTCAAAGTTTTCTCTTTGGGTAATACTTCCGTTGTCTATACCGAAAGTGATAAAGCAATTGGTATTGCCATTGAAAATCATGATAGACGCATTCGTAAAGATGAGATTGATTTTATTGTCAAACGACTGATTAAGGAACAAGATCCTTCATATTCTGTCACTGTTGATGATAAGCAACAGCAAATCGAACTTCACGTTGATAAATAAAAAAGTTGGCATAAAGCCAACTTTTTTTATTATAATTTTTCAGTTAGCTTAACCTCCGGATACTTGTCTTGGAAGAAGCGTTCTGCAAATTGATTTTCAAACAAGAATAAAGGCTGATCATAGCGGTCTTTAACCAATAAGTTACGACTATTCGACATTGCTGGATCAAGCTGCTCAGGGGATATCCAGCGTGCAATACGATGTCCAATACTGTTCATCTCAACTTCTGAATTATACTCATTTTGCATTCTGAATTTAAAAACTTCAAATTGCAATTGACCAACTGCACCTAAGATATATTCATCCGTTTGATAGTTGCGATAAAGCTGAATAGCACCTTCTTGCACTAGCTGTGTCATCCCTTTATGAAATGACTTCTGCTTCATCACATTTTTAGCAGTTACCCTGACAAATAATTCAGGGGTAAATTCAGGTAATGCTGGATAAACTATTTTGTGTTTACCAGCATAGATACTGTCACCAATTTGCAGGTTTCCTGTATCATATAACCCAACAATGTCACCTGCAACAGCATCTGTTACTTGCACACGTTCACTCGACATAAATTCGGTAGCATTATTCAAGCGAATCGGCTTATTGGTACGTGCTAAAGTTACATCAAGTCCTTTTTTAAATTCACCACTGCCAACTCTGACAAAAGCAATTCGATCACGATGATTAGGGTTCATATTAGCTTGAATTTTAAACACAAAACCGGAAAATTCTGAATTATCTGGTTTTAATTGCTCATCATCATTGACAGTATGACTAGTTGGTGCCGGTGCCAAATCAACGAAACTCTGCAGGAACGTTTCTACCCCAAAATTAGTTAAGGCTGAACCAAAAAATACTGGCGTTTGTTCACCCTCCAAAATTTTAGCTTCGTCAAAAGTATTTCCGGCCTCTTTAATTAAATCAATTTCATCCAAGGTATCTTGATATTGCGGATTTTGACTAAAAGGCTCACTATCAGGTAATTTACCAGCTTCATCTAATTTCAAAAAGCGGTCAACACCATCTTTACGATATAATTCAACCCGATTCTTTGACAGATCATATAAGCCTTCTAAGGTTTGCCCTGAACCAATCGGCCAGTTCATAGCCACGCCCTCTATGCCTAACAAATCCTCAAGTTCGGCAATTAAGTCAAGTGGTGGTCTACCATCACGATCTAGCTTATTCATAAAAGTAAAAATTGGAATGCCACGCTGTTTAACAACTTTAAACAGCTTTTTAGTTTGTGGCTCAATCCCTTTAGCAGAATCAATCACCATCACTGCCGCGTCAACTGCCATCAGTGTCCGATAAGTATCTTCAGAAAAGTCCTCATGTCCCGGCGTATCAAGAATGTTAATTCTTTTACCTTGATATTCAAACTGCATTACCGAACTGGTTACCGAAATCCCACGCTGCTTTTCAATTTCCATCCAATCACTGGTGGCATAATGACCAGTTTTTCTAGCCTTAACAGTACCAGCACTACGAATCACCCCACCAAAAAGGAGCATTTGTTCTGTAATCGTCGTTTTACCCGCATCTGGGTGAGAAATAATTGCAAATGTTCTTCTCTTATTAACTTCGTCTATCAATTCACTCATTAATTGCTTTGCTCTTCTTTCGTTTCTTCTGATACTGGCGTTGGAATCGTTAATAACACCGTTAATAGTCTTGAACGCATCATTCTTCTGGTTGTCAATACCATACCATTATCTAGTTCAACCGCTAATTTTTCTCCTTTAGCTGGAATAACTCCTAGTTTGGTAATCATATAACCAGCTATCGTATCAACGTCTTCCATTTCCAGCTCAGTTCCAAACTTTTCATTAAAATCATCAAGTGGCATTTTGCCATAGATCACAAACTTATCTGGTGCTAATTGATTATACAAAACTTCCGCATGATCAACTTCATCATCAATGTCGCCCACAATTTCTTCAATTAAATCTTCTAGGGTTGCTAAACCGACCACGCCACCATATTCATCAGTTAAAATAGCTAATTGCTGTTGTGTCTCTTGCATTTGAGTTAGCAATTCACTTAATTCAATTGTTTCGGGGGCAAACAATGGCGGATTCATTACGTCCTCATAAGTTAAGTTTGCAAAACCTTTTTCTTTAGCTTTTCGCAAAACTGTCCTGATATGGATAACACCCACAATCTTATCCTTATCTTGCTCATAAACTGGAATCCGAGAATATGGTTCACGAATTATTTCATCTAGGTTGTCTTGTAGACCGTCATTATAATCGACCATAAAGGCGTCCGTACGCGGTACCATTACCTCACGTACCATTCGTCCTTGAAAATCTAAAACACGATTTAATAGTAAAAATTCATTATCACTAATCTGTTGATGATCATGTAACAACTTAATTTCACTAATTAAATGCTCTTTAGTCTCTTCATTATTTTCAGGGGAAATTTTATTTTTTAATCGTTTAAATAAATTCCCCTTCTCAGGGTCGCTTGTCATATATTTTTTTACTCTCTTTCTCAAAACCCAAATTAAATATTACTATTATATCATGTACTAAAGCGATGTGGTAAAATAGCTCGTAAGAAAGAGGTCTCAATCATGAAAAAAAGTCATGTTCTACTAGTGTTTACATTTTTACTGTTTATCCCCTATCTATGCAGCTTACTAATTATTGGGATTGGCTATGATGCCCTAGTTTTGCACTCTGCAGACTTGGTACGGACATCTATTGGTGCACTTGTTGGAGCCTTGATCATGTTCGCTATTAAAGCAACTATTCAGCGCCCCGTAGATTTATTAGCAATGGAAGTTGATGACGGCTTGCTCAAGCAATTATTGCGCTTTTTTAGTATTAGACGCCGTTACTTTCTATTAATTGCCAATATTGTCCTTGATTTTGTCCTTTGTTTTGCAGCTACCTTTATTGTCAGGGAGTTTTTGACCTTAGACCAAATAGTCGGCAAATCAGCCGGTATTGTCCTGTTAGTCATGCTATTGTCAACTTGTCTGGGAGCCTACGTTGAATACGATAATTTATCAATTGACCCCGACCAATCCTAATTATCCTTCTAAATATAACCTTTGCGTTAAAGTCTGCGTTGTCGTATCTAAAGTCTGCAAAACATATGGTGTCATACTGTCACCTAAGTTTTCGTAAGTCGTAATCCCGGCAGCGCTGATTTTTTGCAAAAATTCTGGAATAACAACGTTCAAAGGTTGAGCAAAAAAAGCTAAACTTTGATTAGCTAGTTCTTCTTGAGCAACTTGGCCTTCAGGTAAGACAAATTTCATTAATCCTGCTGGAGTCTCAACAACACTAGGTGCAATTACACCATACCAATACATGAAATTTTCTGGACCAAAAACTACTAAGCTGCCGCGCTGTTTTTCTAAATGATTAGCTGTCAAAAACTGCTGAAATCCAGCGTCATTTTCTAATTCTTGATTACATTCCGTAAAAGATTTTTGCTCATTCATCAAGTGATCAGCAAATGGCCGTCCAATAAAAGTTAATTCTGTTTGTAATTTTTTCATGATAATTCCCCTAATATTCTGCTAACTCGTCTAATGGAATAATCTCGCCTGCTAAAAATGATTCGATTTCACTACTTGAAAAGCCATGACTATAAAGATAATTACGCATTTTGCTATTGCGCTGGCTTTCATTTAACCGGCGAAAGCGCTTGTAGGCTTTCACACCCTGTTTTTTTAGGGCTTCCGTTTGCTCATCCGCGTCTGTCTCTAAGCCTGTTTGCTCAATTATTAGACCGCATAGACTACTGCTAAAACCATGACTCATCAATTTCGTTCGCATTTTGCGTTCTAGCTCACGCTGAGAAACTTTACCAATCTTATTTTTCATCGACTTAATCACTCGCTGACCTGCATCAAGCCAGTTATCATCGGCAACTTCTGCCAATTTATTTTGCACTAGTTCAGGATCGACACCTTTTTGCACTAGCTTTTGCGTTAAAGATAATGGGCCATCCGTGCCAATCCGTAAATCTTGGCGTAAAACAATTTCAATATATTTTTGATCATCTAAAAAACCCATTTCTGTTAGTTGTGTAACTGCCATTTGCGCGGCTTTATCAGCTATATCATGCTTTTTTAGGTATTGTAAAATTTCAAAAACAGTTCTTGGTTCATAACTTAAATATGCTGAAGCTAAATTGGTAGCTTTGGCATTAGCATCAAATTGCTTAATCTCAGTTATTTTTTCGTCTGTCAATTCCTGCCCCTTAAGTAGCATAAATTCAGCTATGGTCTGCTCGCTAGCCGAAAAGGCATATTGATTATCCACAAAAATATTATACCGCCCAGGACGTTTTTGGCTACTAACTTTAGTAATAATTGGCATATTGATCCACCTTTCTAAACTTCTTTACTCCATGCTAGCAAATAATGCACAATCTTGCTAAAAACTTTTTTCATCGCTACAATAAAGATTAAAACTTAATAGATTATTGTAGAAAGAAAAATTATGCATAAAGATTTTCGGCGCAAAGAGCCAAAAGAAAAAGACGTTATTATTACTATTAAACGACTAGGAATTAACGGTGAAGGTATCGGCTATTACCGTAAAAAAATTATTTTTATTCCTGGTGCCTTGCCTGGCGAAGTAGTAGTTGCTAAAATTACTCAGGAATTTCCTCACTATTTACAGGCCGAGCTTATTCGGATTAAGGAAAAAAGCCCAGATCGGGTTGACTTTCCTAAAGGTGTTAGCCCAGAAGTTGGTGGCCTTGAATTAGCCCATTTAGCTTATCCTAAACAACTGGAATTTAAGCGTGACAATGTGCTTGAAGCCCTTAAAAAATATCATCCACGTGGCTATAGTAAATATAAAGTCAAGAATACATTGCCTGCTCCTGATCAATGGCACTATCGCAACAAAGCCCAATACCAAATCGAGCAAGATCATCATGAAACGAGCTTAGGACTTTTTGCTCCTAACTCACATCAATTATATGACTTACCTGAAATGCCGACTCAAAATAAAGCCACACAAAGAACTGAACGTGCAATTAAAAAGTTAGTTAATCAATTACACGTCCCAATTGCAAATCCATACCGCAATTCAGCAGGTCTAAAAACAATTGTAGTTCGCCAAGCTCAAGCAACCCAAGAAATCCAAGTTACACTGATTACCGTTGGTCATGAACTCAAAAATCTCTTGAAGTTAAGTCAAGAAATCATGAATTTGTCTAATGTCGTCAGCGTCTATCAAAACGAGACTGATTGGCGTAACCCACAAGTTTGGGGGAACAAAACCGAAAAATTAGCTGGCAAAAAACAAATTACCGAGGAAATCTTAGGTAAAAAGTTTGCGTTATCTCCTCGTGCCTTTTTTCAATTAAATTCAGTCCAAACTACTAATCTTTATTCTGAAGCTTTAAAATTCTTAGATTTAAAGCCAGACCAAACCCTAATCGATGCGTACAGTGGTGTCGGTACACTCGGAATTTTAGCTGCTGACCAAGTCAGTCAAGTAATTGGAATTGAAACCATTCCAGAAGCTGTTTCCGATGCCCAGCACAACGTTGAACTCAACCATATTAAAAACGCTGAATACTTGCAAGGAAGTGTCGAAAAAGTTTTGCCTTCTCTGCAAAAAGATGGTGTGCCAATCGACAGCCTAATTGTTGATCCGCCAAGAACAGGCCTAGCTAAAAGCTTAATCAAGACACTACTTAAGGCTAAACCACAAACTTTCGTTTATATTTCTTGTAATCCATCAACTTTAGCTCAAGATTTGGTTCTACTAACTGAAGCATACGATGTTCGGCTAATTGAAAACATTGACATGCTGCCACAAACACCTCGTTGTGAATGCATCACTAAATTAACTTTACGTAAATAAAAATAGTTGCCGTTTTTGCGACAACTATTTTTATTGTGGGTGAGGCTATTTATACTTTACTAATTTTAACAATACTAATTTTAAATCTAATAAAGGCCTGAAAGGGTCGATATTAGTCTTCTAAAGAAAAAGAAATCGATTACCAGTTATTAAGAAAGACTACATCATATCACTATATTAAATTAAAGATAATTTTGATAATATACAAATTATGGAGATAAAACCTTAGTTATAAGTTCACCTCTTACCACACTTTTATAATATCATAATCTGTAAACGCTTGCAATATTTTTGTTTTGTCTTGCCACTAAGCAAGTCCATAGCTTAGCAACTTAGACTGCCGACACATGCCTCTAATCCGGTCATACAACAATAATAGCTACCCAACTTTTCAAACTAATATAGGACGTTTAGTCAAAACTTTTATCTACTTAATCGACATACTTAGCCAAAAAATGGCTAACTTGCTTCTTATAAGTTTGCGGATAATCCTGATAGGAATCAGCATGTTTAGCCTTAGGTGCAATCCACAACTTTTTAGGACCCTTAGTCGCACGATAATTATCATAGACCATATTAGTTGGCACAAAAGTGTCTTTGCCACCATGAATAAAAAGCATCGGGCGGTGATTCTTTTGTAATTGCTTAGTGCTTGAACCATCTGCCAAAAAATAGCCGACCTTAGCTTTATTAATCCCACTTAAAATTTCCACTAGCGGAAAACGTGGAAAAGCTGGCATACCATAGAGTGCTTTTGCCTCATGTTCGATTTCTGACTTCACATTACTGTAGCCACAATCTTCAACTAAAGCCTTAACTTGGCATGGCAACTTTTCACCACTAACCATCATAGTGGTTGCGGCTCCCATGCTGACACCAAAAATCACAATTTGCTGCTTAGACCCATTTTTTGCTAATAATAGCTGCAACCACTTTTTAATATCCTGTTTTTCAACCCAGCCATAACCAATATACTTACCTTGACTATCTCCTTGAGCGCGCGGATCCGGAGTCAGCGTGTTATAGCCTAATTGATGAAATAAAGCATCATATTCGCCCATATCATCCTTAGTATCCATATATCCTGGCAAAATAATGGCGGTTTTATTCGCGTTAGCTTTAGGAATATAATTAGCTACAAGCTGATATTGCTGATCTGCCGATTTAATAGTCCATCTTTTTTTAGCAACCTTTTGATACCAAGTCTTTTCTCGATACAATGAGTCAGTCTTTTTAATGACCTTGCTATCAGAACTTAGAAAACTTTTTTCTCCCGGAACGCAAGCTACCTTAAAAAAATAAAAACCAGCAGCAGTAAATATGGTCCCAACCAATAAAACGATAATGACTAGTGAAAGCCACAGCTTTTTGTGCTTTAATTGTTTCAAATTAGAAATCCCTCTTTCTTGCCAAATCTAACAATTATTAGTATAGCATTTTAAATTTGTATAGGATATTATTTATGAGATTAACCGATTTATTACAATTAACGAATGATTTGAATCAACAAACCGCCTTTTTTCTAACTCTTGATAAACAACCTGTTCCCTTAGCAAAATTAAAAATCACTAATCAAGCTTGCCTACTTTACCCAGGAAAAAAGCCGCTGACAAAAGCCAAAATTACCAGCCTAGTCAAGCATCTTCATGGTCGCAACATCCCTTTGTGGATTCAAAATAAAACGGAAAAAGTTCCAGTTTATGGTATCCAAATTATTGATGGTCAAAATTCAGTTAGATTGACATAGTAAAACAGCTCTAGTTAATACGAACATCTTCGATTTCAGGTTTAAACATTAAATTCAACAATTTAAATGCAACAAAACCTAAGATAGAGCCTAACGTGTTTAACAATAAGTCATTAACATCAAAAGTCCTATTTCCAAGATAAAAATAACTAAGCAATAATTGCAAGCTTTCAATTGACAAAGAGCTCAAAAACATCAAGCCAATATTAGGTAAAATTCTTTCATATTTTTCTTTAAAGATAGCAACAAAAAATGATAATGGTACTAACAAGATAAGATTACCTATTAATTGTAATAGCATATATGTCTGCAAAACGCTCAACTTTAAATTGATAAAAACTTGCTTGCCAAATCCTAATTTATATGGTACAGAACTTTGAGAAAATAACGGAATAGGAAATAGCGTAACATCCAATAATACCCAGAAATAAATTAAAAATATAATTATTAAAAAACTTCTTTTCCAACTAAAATTCTTATTTTTTAATTGTTTAGCAATACTTATAAACAAGATAAATAAGAATATAGGTATTAGAATTGTACCATTGAGTTCAACAGGTGCTACATACCACTTTCCAGAAATAACTACCATTGCATCATCCTTACTATTATTGTATATTTATATTTTATACAAGCAATTATATATTCTATTTAACAAAATATCAATAGTTTTTAAAAATTTATATAATAAATTTATTAAAATATTCCTGATTGTGTACTTCTTACTGCAAACGAAAAAAGCTGCCCTCACCATTTTAGATGAGGACAGTTTTTAAATAATTATTTTTGGTGATATTGTCGCACTTCATTTTTAGTACCAGCAAAATACCAGTAGCCAGCAGCTTCATCACTTGCTAACTCAACGTTATCAATTGGCTGCTTTAATGCTTCGTTAAAGATCGTTTCATATTGCGAAATGCTAAGCTTTTGCCGACGCAACAGCATTTGCTCATCGGCTATCGAACGCAGCTTCTGCTGATAGCCAGAAACTAGTTGTCCTGAATAAAATTCACCCATTGCACCTGAACCATAAGAGAACAGTCCAATTGTCGCACCAGGAGCTAAATCGGCTTTTTCGAGTAAACTTAATAAGCTAAGATAAAGTGAGGCCGTGTAAATATTACCCACCTGCCGATTAAACCACGCACTCGCTGTAAAATTATTAGCCAAGCGTTGCTCAACTACTGCTGGTTGACCAGCCATTGCCAGATTATTGGCCTTAAAGCCCATTTTAGTGAACGGCAAATGATAA
This DNA window, taken from Lactobacillus sp. ESL0684, encodes the following:
- a CDS encoding VanZ family protein; the protein is MVVISGKWYVAPVELNGTILIPIFLFILFISIAKQLKNKNFSWKRSFLIIIFLIYFWVLLDVTLFPIPLFSQSSVPYKLGFGKQVFINLKLSVLQTYMLLQLIGNLILLVPLSFFVAIFKEKYERILPNIGLMFLSSLSIESLQLLLSYFYLGNRTFDVNDLLLNTLGSILGFVAFKLLNLMFKPEIEDVRIN